The Chitinivorax sp. PXF-14 genome has a window encoding:
- a CDS encoding PEP-CTERM sorting domain-containing protein: MTAFKKLAIAAMLGGASLAAHAATPLSASASIDWSSFTVSIYDINPLDGETPSVNFSDASKWSGAYNFTNLSSVASSDYRSSWTPTPALSAISSFANGYANAGNSDSSISSNANMTAPLADVWNINSYASKSANFTINGMAAVVFSAHYSLIAHDDNLADDNRANASVIFYSGLTESDGTQYGYSQTSAGITDGSKSGTLRLAFVNTDGTPMHGYFGANATAQVGASVAPVPEPSEYLMMLSGLGLVGFAVRRRKQ; this comes from the coding sequence ATGACAGCATTCAAGAAACTGGCCATTGCCGCCATGCTCGGCGGCGCATCGCTGGCCGCCCATGCGGCCACGCCGCTCAGCGCCTCGGCCTCGATCGACTGGTCGAGCTTCACCGTGAGCATCTACGACATCAACCCGCTCGACGGCGAAACTCCGAGCGTAAATTTCAGCGATGCGTCGAAATGGTCTGGCGCCTACAACTTCACCAACCTTAGCTCCGTCGCCTCGTCGGACTACCGCTCGAGCTGGACCCCGACTCCCGCCTTGTCGGCCATCAGCAGCTTCGCCAATGGCTATGCCAACGCCGGCAACTCCGACAGCAGCATCTCCTCGAACGCCAACATGACGGCACCGCTCGCCGACGTCTGGAACATCAACAGCTACGCCTCGAAGTCTGCCAACTTCACCATCAACGGCATGGCTGCCGTCGTGTTCTCGGCTCATTACAGCCTGATCGCCCACGATGACAACCTGGCCGACGACAATCGCGCCAACGCTTCGGTTATCTTCTACAGCGGCCTGACCGAGAGCGACGGCACGCAATACGGCTACAGCCAGACCAGCGCCGGCATCACCGACGGCAGCAAGAGCGGCACGCTGAGGCTGGCCTTCGTCAACACCGACGGCACGCCGATGCACGGCTATTTCGGTGCCAATGCCACCGCCCAGGTCGGCGCCAGCGTCGCACCGGTGCCGGAGCCCTCCGAGTACCTGATGATGCTGTCCGGCCTCGGCCTGGTTGGCTTCGCCGTGCGCCGCCGCAAGCAATAA
- a CDS encoding glucan 1,4-alpha-maltotetraohydrolase domain-containing protein: MKHSLQRPLLAALLAGLALASPLTPAATEQDKASSAILLQGFHWNSWNYNYGWYANLAGKAADMQDLGVTHVWFPPPSDAGSNEGYLPRQLNVLNSKYGSEAALSNAISALNSRGIKSVVDVVINHRVGTANWADFTNPSWGCGAVVSNDEWAGHCGAADTGDGYSAARDLDHTNATVQTDLKSWIGTRLKNVGFSGIRYDFSKGYGPSYAKLYHDAMAPNFCVGEVWTNLDFNNVDAHRQQLMSYIDGTGGTCAAFDFTTKGLLNQALSAGEYWRLKDASGKPAGAIGWWPQKSVTFVDNHDTGPSETSSNGQNLWPAPADKVMQGYAYILTHPGIPTLYYPHVYDWNLRGAIKTLISIRTTAGITSTSPVTINAAQAGLYAATISGSANQVAMKIGSTDWNPGSGWTLAASGNNYAVWTKGSSQTCSVNVSFNIANANTAMGQSLYVVGNQGALGSWAPASGFKLAIQGTGANASWSGTAALPCAAAVQYKYVKYDGSSAVWESNQATSSGNREFTTSSTSGAAMTRGDGSFKF; encoded by the coding sequence ATGAAACACTCGCTGCAACGCCCGCTGCTGGCGGCGCTGCTGGCCGGCCTCGCGCTGGCCAGCCCGCTCACCCCGGCGGCCACCGAGCAGGACAAGGCCAGCTCGGCGATCCTGCTGCAGGGCTTTCACTGGAACTCGTGGAACTACAATTACGGCTGGTACGCGAACCTGGCCGGCAAGGCGGCCGACATGCAGGATCTTGGCGTCACCCATGTGTGGTTCCCGCCGCCGTCGGATGCCGGCTCGAACGAGGGCTACCTGCCGCGCCAGCTCAATGTGCTGAACTCGAAATACGGCTCGGAAGCCGCCCTGAGCAACGCCATCTCGGCCCTGAACAGCCGGGGCATCAAGTCGGTGGTCGATGTGGTGATCAACCACCGGGTCGGCACCGCCAACTGGGCCGACTTCACCAACCCGAGCTGGGGCTGCGGCGCGGTGGTCAGCAACGACGAATGGGCCGGCCACTGCGGCGCCGCTGATACCGGCGACGGCTACAGCGCGGCGCGCGATCTCGACCACACCAATGCCACGGTGCAGACCGATCTCAAGAGCTGGATCGGCACGCGGCTCAAGAATGTCGGCTTCAGCGGCATTCGCTATGACTTCTCGAAGGGCTACGGGCCGAGCTATGCCAAGCTCTACCACGATGCGATGGCGCCCAATTTCTGCGTGGGCGAGGTATGGACCAATCTCGACTTCAACAACGTCGATGCGCACCGCCAGCAGCTGATGAGCTATATCGACGGCACCGGCGGCACCTGCGCGGCCTTCGACTTCACCACCAAGGGTCTGCTGAACCAGGCGCTGAGCGCCGGCGAATACTGGCGCCTGAAGGACGCCAGCGGCAAGCCGGCCGGCGCGATCGGCTGGTGGCCGCAGAAATCGGTCACCTTCGTCGACAACCACGACACCGGGCCGTCCGAGACCAGCAGCAACGGCCAGAACCTGTGGCCGGCGCCGGCCGACAAGGTGATGCAGGGCTATGCCTACATCCTCACCCATCCCGGCATCCCGACGCTGTATTACCCGCACGTGTACGACTGGAACCTGCGCGGTGCGATCAAGACGCTGATCAGCATCCGCACCACGGCCGGCATCACCTCGACCTCGCCGGTGACGATCAACGCAGCACAGGCCGGGCTCTACGCCGCCACCATCAGCGGCAGCGCCAACCAGGTCGCGATGAAGATCGGCAGCACTGACTGGAACCCGGGCAGCGGCTGGACCCTGGCCGCCTCGGGCAACAACTACGCGGTGTGGACCAAGGGCAGTAGCCAGACCTGCAGCGTCAATGTCAGCTTCAACATCGCCAATGCCAACACCGCCATGGGCCAGAGCCTGTACGTGGTCGGCAACCAGGGCGCGCTCGGCAGCTGGGCGCCGGCCAGCGGCTTCAAGCTGGCCATCCAGGGCACGGGCGCCAACGCCAGCTGGAGCGGCACCGCGGCCCTGCCGTGCGCTGCCGCCGTGCAGTACAAATACGTGAAATACGATGGCAGCAGCGCTGTGTGGGAAAGCAACCAGGCCACCAGCAGCGGCAACCGCGAGTTCACCACGAGCAGCACCAGCGGTGCGGCGATGACGCGTGGCGACGGCAGTTTCAAGTTCTGA
- a CDS encoding site-specific recombinase — protein MEEILRQIALQADTTSIQPLIRLVDSVRPARADDADQATNNLLSLTYLLREHAAYREALRHYLGGLLAAKRQLHLYADVGILPNTGFFTELRDKLNNKFLPPAVNEHYMRDLFGLIFHDDTDHQWIASVSDDTWLRLYDALLLDAPDAGLQHATASDMAAAIQVLSYRISGIGLEPELVRNYPDIERFESPFLRQNAEVVSYLEKHQAWLLNPTQPRDDCRHILVLLDQCDEIIAKIRKHATEHGVSISLTYLLRRLTQSLQRVRVLLALLEPEHEREEQRQLALTLFRTLVRATNQRNDMSAFVSANVELMARKVTEHAGRTGEHYVTHDRRDWWSMFRSAAGAGVIVGFMGMLKVLAARLHAPPLIEAFLFSMNYSLGFMLVHRLHFTIATKQPAMTAAHIAAAIDEGEKSRDKLVELVVKVMRSQFIAIIGNVVLAMPVAYAIAWGWLWLTGSHLAPPDKAHKLLTELNPIASLALPHAAIAGCCLFLAGLISGYYDNKVAYGQIPQRLMQRPWLRKLLGEQRLARFAHYIGENLGGLAGNFYFGIMLGSIGTIGFLFGLPLDIRHITFSSANFSFALVGLDHQLDWQTVAISLVGIALIGLTNLLVSFSLALWVALRARQAGFAEARSILAQVCRRFVRTPRQFFFPPKVVEQPS, from the coding sequence ATGGAAGAAATCCTGCGCCAGATCGCCCTCCAGGCCGATACGACCTCGATCCAGCCGCTGATCCGGCTCGTCGACAGCGTGCGCCCGGCCCGTGCCGACGATGCCGACCAGGCCACCAATAATCTGCTCTCGCTGACCTACCTGCTGCGCGAGCACGCCGCCTACCGCGAGGCGCTGCGCCATTATCTCGGCGGCCTGCTGGCGGCAAAGCGGCAGCTGCACCTGTATGCCGACGTCGGCATCCTGCCCAACACCGGCTTCTTCACCGAGCTGCGCGACAAGCTCAACAACAAGTTCCTGCCGCCGGCGGTGAACGAGCACTACATGCGCGACCTGTTCGGGCTGATCTTTCACGACGACACGGACCACCAGTGGATCGCCAGCGTGAGCGACGACACCTGGCTCCGCCTCTACGACGCGCTCTTGCTCGATGCGCCCGACGCCGGGCTGCAGCACGCCACCGCAAGCGATATGGCAGCGGCAATCCAGGTGCTGTCCTACCGCATCAGCGGCATCGGCCTCGAGCCCGAGCTGGTGCGCAACTACCCGGATATCGAGCGCTTCGAGTCACCCTTCCTGCGCCAGAACGCCGAAGTCGTCAGCTACCTGGAAAAGCACCAGGCCTGGCTGCTCAACCCCACGCAGCCACGCGACGACTGCAGGCACATCCTGGTGCTGCTCGACCAGTGCGACGAGATCATCGCCAAGATCCGCAAACACGCGACCGAGCACGGCGTCAGCATCAGCCTGACCTACCTGCTGCGGCGCCTGACGCAGAGTCTGCAGCGCGTGCGCGTGCTGCTGGCGTTGCTCGAACCCGAGCATGAACGCGAGGAGCAGCGCCAGCTGGCGCTCACGCTGTTCCGCACGCTGGTGCGCGCCACCAACCAGCGCAACGATATGTCGGCCTTCGTCTCGGCCAACGTCGAGCTGATGGCGCGCAAGGTCACCGAACACGCCGGGCGCACCGGTGAACACTACGTCACGCATGACCGCCGCGACTGGTGGAGCATGTTCCGCTCGGCCGCCGGCGCGGGCGTGATCGTCGGCTTCATGGGCATGCTCAAGGTGCTGGCCGCGCGGCTGCACGCGCCGCCGCTGATTGAGGCCTTCCTGTTCAGCATGAACTACTCGCTCGGCTTCATGCTCGTGCACCGCCTGCATTTCACCATCGCCACCAAGCAGCCGGCGATGACGGCCGCGCACATCGCCGCGGCGATCGACGAGGGCGAGAAATCGCGCGACAAGCTGGTCGAGCTCGTGGTCAAGGTGATGCGCAGCCAGTTCATCGCCATCATCGGCAATGTCGTGCTGGCGATGCCGGTCGCCTATGCGATCGCCTGGGGCTGGCTGTGGCTGACCGGCAGCCACCTCGCGCCGCCCGACAAGGCGCACAAGCTGCTCACCGAGCTGAACCCGATCGCCAGCCTGGCCCTGCCGCATGCCGCCATCGCCGGCTGCTGCCTGTTTCTCGCCGGGCTGATCTCGGGCTATTACGACAATAAGGTCGCCTATGGGCAGATCCCGCAGCGGCTGATGCAGCGCCCCTGGCTGCGCAAGCTGCTCGGCGAGCAGCGGCTCGCGCGCTTCGCCCACTATATCGGCGAGAACCTGGGCGGGCTGGCCGGTAACTTCTATTTCGGCATTATGCTCGGCTCGATCGGTACCATCGGTTTCCTGTTCGGCCTGCCGCTCGACATTCGCCACATCACCTTCTCGTCGGCCAACTTCTCGTTCGCACTGGTCGGGCTCGATCACCAGCTCGACTGGCAGACGGTGGCGATCTCGCTTGTGGGCATCGCCCTGATCGGCCTGACCAACCTGCTGGTGAGCTTCAGCCTGGCACTGTGGGTGGCCCTCAGGGCACGCCAGGCAGGCTTCGCCGAGGCACGCTCGATTCTCGCCCAGGTGTGCCGCCGCTTCGTGCGCACACCGCGCCAGTTCTTCTTCCCACCCAAGGTGGTCGAACAACCGTCATGA
- a CDS encoding class I SAM-dependent methyltransferase translates to MNQTLAMNDALHAYLVQNGIREADILTRLRQETAGHRMAKMQIAPEQGQLLSFLVTLIGARHCIEIGSFTGYSALTVALALPDDGELIACDLSEEFTKIARRYWHEAGMEQRIQLRLQPAVRTLDELLAQGRAGQFDFAFIDADKTSYPDYYERCLQLVRQGGLIVLDNMFLSGRVAQDPSLDDTPSIGVIRRFNAFLQQDARIDYTLMPIGDGLTLCRKR, encoded by the coding sequence ATGAACCAGACCCTCGCCATGAACGACGCCCTGCACGCCTACCTGGTGCAGAACGGCATCCGCGAAGCCGACATCCTCACCCGCCTGCGCCAGGAAACGGCCGGCCACCGCATGGCCAAGATGCAGATCGCGCCCGAGCAGGGCCAGCTCTTGAGCTTTCTCGTCACGCTGATCGGCGCGCGGCACTGCATCGAGATCGGCAGCTTCACCGGCTACAGCGCGCTGACCGTGGCGCTGGCGCTGCCCGACGACGGCGAGCTGATCGCCTGCGACCTCAGCGAGGAATTCACCAAAATCGCGCGCCGCTACTGGCACGAAGCCGGCATGGAACAGCGCATTCAGCTGCGACTGCAGCCGGCCGTGCGCACGCTCGACGAGCTGCTGGCGCAGGGCAGGGCGGGGCAGTTCGATTTCGCCTTTATCGACGCCGACAAGACCTCCTATCCCGACTACTACGAGCGCTGCCTGCAGCTCGTGCGCCAGGGCGGCCTGATCGTGCTCGACAATATGTTCCTCAGCGGCCGCGTGGCGCAGGACCCATCACTCGACGATACGCCCAGCATCGGCGTGATCCGCCGGTTCAACGCCTTCCTGCAGCAGGACGCGCGCATCGACTACACGCTGATGCCGATCGGCGACGGGCTGA